The proteins below come from a single Sorghum bicolor cultivar BTx623 chromosome 4, Sorghum_bicolor_NCBIv3, whole genome shotgun sequence genomic window:
- the LOC8085556 gene encoding transcription factor bHLH162 — translation MEMPPPPPPPPFGGQAAGRGGNKPDRKTVERNRRNQMNALYSRLDSLVRAGSSPSSSAAAAVQRGPPAMTRPDRLEEAAAYIRQTTERVERLKERKRELLTSARASSSQGSGSGSGAAAEVEVQHLGSGLHAILVTGAPPSEGASFHRAVRAVEEAGGEVQNAHFSVVGARAIYTIHTLVAEGGIERVVQRLKAALRGDA, via the exons ATGGagatgccgccgccgccaccacctcctccttttGGTGGCCAGGCCGCCGGTAGAGGAGGCAACAAGCCTGACAGGAAGACGGTGGAGCGCAACCGCCGGAATCAGATGAACGCCCTCTATTCCCGCCTCGACTCGCTCGTCCGCGCCGGCAGCTCGCCGTCGTCGTCTGCAGCCGCA GCGGTGCAGCGTGGGCCACCGGCGATGACTCGGCCGGACAGGCTGGAGGAAGCGGCGGCGTACATCAGGCAGACGACGGAGAGAGTGGAGAGGCTCAAGGAGAGGAAGCGGGAGCTGCTGACGTCCGCGAGGGCTTCGTCGTCCCagggctccggctccggctctgGGGCTGCGGCGGAGGTGGAGGTGCAGCACCTGGGGTCGGGCCTGCACGCCATCCTCGTCACCGGCGCGCCGCCGAGCGAGGGGGCGTCGTTCCACCGCGCGGTGCGCGCCGTGGAGGAGGCCGGCGGCGAGGTTCAGAACGCGCACTTCTCTGTTGTCGGCGCTAGGGCCATCTACACCATCCACACGCTG GTCGCAGAGGGTGGCATTGAGAGGGTGGTACAGAGATTAAAGGCAGCACTGCGTGGAGACGCATGA